From Candoia aspera isolate rCanAsp1 chromosome 4, rCanAsp1.hap2, whole genome shotgun sequence, a single genomic window includes:
- the DPH3 gene encoding diphthamide biosynthesis protein 3 → MSVVHDEVEIEDFEYDEETETYSYPCPCGDRFLITREDLENGEDVATCPSCSLIVRVIYDKEQFMCGEEVSPLTANKELVKC, encoded by the exons ATGTCCGTTGTCCACGACGAAGTGGAGATAGAGGACTTCGAGTACGATGAGGAGACGGAGACCTACAGCTATCCGTGCCCCTGTGGAGACCGCTTTCTTATCACGCGG GAAGATCTGGAGAATGGGGAAGATGTGGCCACCTGCCCAAGTTGTTCACTCATAGTCAGAGTGATCTACGACAAG GAACAATTCATGTGTGGCGAAGAAGTCTCACCACTTACAGCAAACAAAGAACTAGTTAAATGCTGA